Proteins encoded by one window of Pseudomonas sp. LS44:
- a CDS encoding alpha/beta fold hydrolase, which translates to MRLLLLLAAWLCGLSSFAANRCDVAVPTEMAEVGEVRLAYQSIGRVQDPALLLVMGIGGQLIDWPDEVVQALCAQGFRVIRFDNRDVGLSTWVQQAPATNLTYAALRYRLGLSVSAPYGLRDMAGDTLALMDHLEVSRFHVLGVSMGGMIAQHLADLAPERVLSLILLMTSSGAQGLPAPSPALLALLSRREAANRELAIEQQADLLAALGSPATHDDRAQLLYQARAAYDRAFNPDGAQRQLLAVLAEPSRVALLDRLQVPTLVVHGTADPLLPVMHGVHVAAHIRGSQLRLIPGLAHRFQEAFKAPLLGAVLPYLAAHRRPIGVAQL; encoded by the coding sequence ATGCGCCTGTTGCTGTTGCTCGCCGCCTGGTTGTGCGGCCTGTCGTCCTTTGCGGCGAACCGTTGTGATGTCGCCGTACCGACCGAAATGGCCGAAGTGGGTGAGGTGCGCCTGGCCTACCAGAGCATCGGTCGGGTGCAGGATCCGGCCTTGCTGCTGGTCATGGGCATCGGCGGGCAGTTGATCGACTGGCCCGATGAAGTGGTCCAGGCGCTGTGCGCGCAGGGCTTCCGGGTGATCCGTTTCGACAACCGCGACGTTGGCTTGTCGACCTGGGTGCAGCAAGCACCCGCAACCAATCTGACCTATGCAGCGCTGCGCTATCGGCTCGGTCTGAGCGTCAGCGCGCCTTATGGTCTGCGCGACATGGCTGGCGACACCCTGGCGTTGATGGATCATCTGGAGGTTTCGCGCTTCCACGTCCTGGGCGTGAGCATGGGCGGCATGATCGCCCAACACCTGGCCGATCTGGCTCCCGAGCGGGTGCTCAGTCTGATCCTGTTGATGACCAGCTCCGGCGCCCAGGGTTTGCCAGCCCCGAGCCCGGCCTTGCTGGCACTGCTAAGCCGGCGCGAGGCCGCTAACCGCGAGCTGGCCATCGAACAGCAGGCCGACTTGCTCGCCGCGTTAGGCAGTCCGGCGACTCATGACGATCGCGCGCAGCTCCTGTACCAGGCGCGCGCCGCCTATGATCGGGCCTTCAATCCCGACGGAGCGCAGCGCCAGTTGCTCGCCGTCCTCGCCGAGCCCAGTCGCGTGGCCTTGCTGGATCGCCTGCAGGTGCCGACTCTGGTGGTGCATGGCACTGCCGATCCGCTGCTGCCGGTGATGCACGGCGTGCATGTCGCTGCGCACATCAGAGGCAGCCAGCTACGCCTGATTCCGGGCTTGGCGCATCGCTTTCAGGAGGCCTTCAAGGCGCCGCTGCTGGGCGCCGTGCTGCCTTATCTGGCGGCCCATCGGCGACCGATCGGGGTGGCGCAGTTGTGA
- the glpD gene encoding glycerol-3-phosphate dehydrogenase — MPAQQTPTAPLAEVYDLAVIGGGINGVGIAADAAGRGLSVFLCEQDDLARHTSSASSKLVHGGLRYLEHYEFRLVRESLAEREVLLAKAPHIVRPLRFILPHRPHLRPAWMIRVGLFLYDHLGKREKLPGSRGRRLGAGSPLKAEITRGFEYSDCWVDDARLVVLNAMAAREQGAHIHTRTRCVSARRRKGLWHVHLERADGSLYSIRSRVLVNAAGPWVASLLEDNLKLPSPYGIRLIQGSHIIVPRVHDGEQAYILQNEDRRIVFVIPYLERFSLIGTTDCEYRGDPARVTISDTEIDYLLQVVNAHFKRSIARADILHSFAGVRPLCDDESDDPAAVTRDYTLALVGQLGEAPLLSVFGGKLTTYRKLAETALAQLAPYFPRMRPAWTATAPLPGGEQLSDPERLTEILCQRHGWLERSLARRWAHSYGSRCWRLLEGVRGVTDLGENLGGGLYAREVDYLCEQEWAVDADDILWRRTKLGLLLSPGQQARLRAYLAAERPQHMQTA; from the coding sequence ATGCCAGCCCAGCAAACCCCTACCGCGCCATTGGCCGAAGTCTACGATCTCGCTGTGATTGGCGGCGGCATCAATGGTGTCGGGATTGCCGCGGACGCCGCCGGGCGTGGCTTGTCAGTGTTCCTTTGCGAACAGGATGATCTGGCCAGGCACACCTCGTCCGCCAGCAGCAAGCTGGTTCACGGAGGCCTGCGCTATCTCGAACATTATGAATTCCGCCTGGTGCGCGAGTCGCTGGCCGAGCGCGAGGTGCTGCTGGCCAAAGCACCGCATATCGTTCGGCCGCTGCGCTTCATTCTTCCCCATCGCCCGCACCTGCGCCCGGCCTGGATGATCCGCGTCGGCCTGTTCCTTTACGACCACCTGGGCAAACGCGAAAAGCTGCCGGGCTCTCGCGGGCGACGACTGGGCGCCGGCAGCCCGCTGAAGGCGGAGATCACCCGCGGCTTCGAGTATTCCGATTGCTGGGTCGATGACGCTCGCCTGGTGGTGCTCAACGCCATGGCCGCCCGCGAACAGGGCGCACATATCCATACGCGCACCCGCTGCGTGAGCGCGCGGCGCCGCAAAGGGCTCTGGCATGTCCATCTGGAGCGTGCGGACGGCAGCCTGTACTCGATCCGTTCTCGGGTGCTGGTCAACGCCGCCGGCCCGTGGGTCGCCAGCCTGCTCGAAGACAACCTGAAACTGCCCTCGCCCTACGGCATCCGCCTGATCCAGGGCAGCCACATCATCGTGCCGCGCGTGCACGACGGCGAGCAGGCCTACATCCTGCAAAACGAAGACCGGCGCATCGTCTTCGTCATCCCCTATCTCGAGCGCTTCAGCCTGATCGGCACCACCGATTGCGAATACCGCGGCGATCCGGCGCGCGTGACGATCAGCGACACGGAAATCGATTACCTGCTGCAGGTGGTCAACGCCCACTTCAAGCGCTCCATCGCCCGCGCTGACATCCTGCACAGCTTTGCCGGGGTGCGGCCTCTGTGCGACGACGAGTCGGACGACCCGGCGGCAGTGACCCGCGATTACACCCTGGCGCTGGTCGGCCAACTTGGCGAAGCGCCGCTCCTGTCGGTGTTCGGCGGCAAGCTGACCACCTACCGCAAACTCGCCGAAACGGCGTTGGCGCAGCTCGCGCCGTATTTCCCGCGCATGCGGCCGGCCTGGACGGCCACGGCGCCACTCCCCGGCGGCGAACAACTGAGCGATCCAGAGCGGCTCACCGAGATCTTGTGTCAGCGTCACGGCTGGCTCGAGCGCAGCCTCGCCCGGCGCTGGGCACACAGTTATGGCAGTCGCTGCTGGCGCCTGCTGGAAGGCGTACGCGGGGTGACCGATCTGGGCGAAAACCTCGGCGGTGGACTCTACGCCCGCGAGGTCGACTACCTCTGCGAACAGGAATGGGCTGTCGACGCCGACGACATCCTGTGGCGCCGCACCAAGCTCGGTCTGCTCCTCAGCCCCGGCCAGCAGGCCCGCTTACGCGCTTACCTGGCCGCCGAGCGCCCGCAGCACATGCAAACCGCCTGA
- the metE gene encoding 5-methyltetrahydropteroyltriglutamate--homocysteine S-methyltransferase — protein MALAHNLGFPRIGRDRELKKALEAYWKGDLDEAGLRAVGRQLRAVHWQLQKDAGIELLPVGDFAWYDQVLTHSLTFGVIPERFRPHSGQPSLDTLFGMARGVSQGCCGGAHAEEMTKWFDTNYHYLVPEFSADQRFQLSWEQLFEEVAEARELGHKVKPVLIGPLTYLWLGKAKGDAFDKLDLLERLLPIYGEILGRLAAQGVEWVQIDEPILTLDLPQAWKNAFERAYHLLQYAPLKKLVATYFSGLEDNLGLAVGLPVDGLHVDLVRAPEQLPLLLDRLPTYKVLSLGVVNGRNVWRCDLDQALEQLREAEQRFGANLWVAPSCSLLHSPVDLAREDQLDAELHSWLAFAVQKCGEVAVLSATLNDPHSAAVQAALAASRTVQAGRAASPRIHKPAVRARLAAVKAQDSQRLSPFAQRIEQQRARLQLPAFPTTTIGSFPQTAAIRLARQSFKQGKLSAAEYTEAMHAEIRHAVDVQERLGLDVLVHGEAERNDMVEYFAEQLDGYLFTRFGWVQSYGSRCVKPAVIYGDLSRPKAMTVEWIAYAQSLTAKVMKGMLTGPVTMLMWSFPREDVSREVQARQLALAIRDEVVDLETAGIKIVQIDEAAFREGLPLRRANWQPYLDWATEAFRLCASGVRDETQIHTHMCYSEFNDVIESIAAMDADVITIETSRSDMELLDAFEAFEYPNEIGPGVYDIHSPRVPDTAEMVNLLNKAARRIPAERLWINPDCGLKTRGWAETEAALVNMVAAARQLRRELA, from the coding sequence ATGGCCCTGGCCCATAACCTCGGATTCCCCCGCATTGGTCGCGACCGCGAGCTGAAAAAAGCGCTCGAAGCCTATTGGAAAGGCGATCTCGATGAGGCCGGCCTGCGCGCCGTTGGCCGCCAGCTGCGCGCCGTCCACTGGCAGCTGCAAAAGGACGCTGGTATCGAGCTGCTGCCGGTCGGCGACTTCGCCTGGTACGACCAGGTGCTGACTCATTCGCTGACCTTCGGCGTGATCCCCGAGCGTTTCCGCCCGCACAGCGGCCAGCCGAGCCTCGACACCCTGTTCGGCATGGCCCGCGGCGTCAGCCAGGGTTGCTGTGGTGGTGCGCATGCGGAGGAAATGACCAAGTGGTTCGATACCAACTACCACTACCTGGTCCCCGAATTTTCCGCAGACCAGCGCTTCCAGCTGAGCTGGGAGCAGCTGTTCGAGGAAGTCGCCGAGGCCCGTGAACTGGGCCATAAGGTCAAGCCGGTGCTGATCGGCCCGCTGACCTACCTGTGGCTGGGCAAGGCCAAGGGCGATGCATTCGACAAGCTCGACCTGCTCGAACGCCTGCTGCCGATCTACGGCGAAATCCTCGGGCGCCTGGCCGCTCAGGGCGTCGAGTGGGTGCAGATCGACGAGCCGATCCTCACCCTCGACCTGCCGCAGGCCTGGAAGAACGCCTTCGAGCGCGCCTACCACCTGTTGCAGTACGCGCCGCTGAAGAAGCTGGTCGCCACCTATTTCAGCGGTCTGGAGGACAACCTCGGCCTGGCCGTCGGCCTGCCGGTGGATGGCCTGCACGTCGATCTGGTGCGCGCGCCGGAGCAGTTGCCGTTGCTGCTCGACCGCCTGCCGACCTACAAGGTGCTGTCGCTCGGCGTGGTCAACGGCCGCAATGTGTGGCGCTGCGATCTCGACCAGGCCCTGGAACAGCTGCGCGAGGCCGAGCAGCGCTTCGGCGCCAACCTGTGGGTGGCGCCGTCCTGCTCGCTGCTGCACAGCCCGGTCGACCTGGCCCGCGAAGACCAATTGGATGCCGAGCTGCACAGCTGGCTGGCGTTCGCCGTGCAGAAGTGCGGCGAAGTCGCCGTGCTCAGTGCCACGCTCAACGATCCGCACAGTGCCGCAGTGCAGGCCGCCCTGGCCGCGAGCCGCACGGTGCAGGCCGGCCGTGCCGCCTCGCCGCGCATCCACAAGCCGGCGGTGCGGGCGCGGCTGGCGGCGGTCAAGGCGCAGGACAGCCAGCGTCTGTCGCCCTTCGCCCAGCGCATCGAGCAACAGCGTGCGCGCCTGCAACTGCCGGCATTCCCGACCACCACCATCGGCTCGTTCCCGCAGACCGCGGCGATCCGTCTGGCCCGGCAATCCTTCAAGCAGGGCAAGCTGTCGGCGGCCGAGTACACCGAGGCGATGCACGCGGAAATCCGCCACGCCGTGGACGTGCAGGAGCGCCTCGGCCTGGACGTGCTGGTGCACGGCGAGGCCGAACGCAACGACATGGTCGAGTACTTCGCCGAGCAGCTGGATGGCTATCTGTTCACCCGCTTCGGCTGGGTGCAGAGCTACGGTTCTCGCTGCGTGAAACCGGCGGTGATCTACGGCGACCTGAGTCGGCCCAAGGCGATGACCGTGGAGTGGATCGCCTACGCGCAGAGCCTCACCGCCAAGGTGATGAAGGGCATGCTCACCGGCCCGGTGACCATGTTGATGTGGTCCTTCCCGCGCGAGGACGTGAGCCGCGAGGTGCAGGCGCGCCAGCTGGCCCTGGCGATTCGCGACGAGGTGGTCGACCTGGAAACGGCCGGGATCAAGATTGTGCAGATCGACGAGGCAGCGTTCCGCGAAGGGCTGCCGCTGCGCCGTGCCAACTGGCAGCCCTACCTGGACTGGGCCACCGAAGCGTTCCGCCTGTGCGCCAGCGGCGTGCGCGACGAGACGCAGATCCACACGCACATGTGCTACAGCGAGTTCAACGACGTGATCGAGTCGATCGCCGCGATGGATGCCGACGTGATCACCATCGAGACCTCACGTTCGGACATGGAGCTGCTGGACGCCTTCGAGGCCTTCGAATATCCCAACGAGATCGGCCCGGGCGTCTACGACATCCATTCGCCGCGGGTGCCGGATACCGCTGAGATGGTCAATCTGCTCAACAAGGCGGCACGCCGGATTCCCGCCGAGCGCCTGTGGATCAACCCCGACTGCGGCCTGAAAACCCGTGGTTGGGCGGAGACCGAGGCGGCGCTGGTGAACATGGTGGCGGCGGCGCGGCAGCTGCGCCGCGAGTTGGCCTGA